One genomic window of Thermococcus indicus includes the following:
- a CDS encoding tyrosine--tRNA ligase, which produces MDIEKRMELIGRKPTEELLTAENLRHLLEVGVPMQHYIGFEISGYIHLGTGLMAGAKIADLQKAGIKTRIFLADWHSWINDKLGGDLEVIQKVALSYFKEGMKQSIKVMGGDPDKVEFVLASEILEKGDYWQTVIDISKNVTLARMMRSITIMGRQMGEAIDFAKLIYPAMQVADIYYQGVTIAHAGMDQRKAHVIAIEVAQKLKYHALEWKGEKLKPVALHHHLLLGLQEPPVWPIESEEQFKELKTQMKMSKSKPYSAVFIHDTPEEIKQKLRKAFCPAREVKYNPVLDWAEYIIFREEPTEFTIHRPAKFGGDVTYTTIEELKRDFAEGKLHPLDLKNAVAEYLIELLKPVRDYFERNPEPLELMREIKITR; this is translated from the coding sequence ATGGACATCGAAAAGAGGATGGAACTTATCGGGAGAAAGCCAACGGAGGAGCTCCTGACCGCGGAGAACCTCAGACACCTGCTCGAAGTCGGCGTTCCAATGCAGCACTACATCGGATTTGAGATAAGCGGTTACATTCACCTCGGAACCGGACTCATGGCGGGAGCAAAGATAGCCGACCTCCAGAAGGCTGGAATCAAGACGAGGATTTTCTTAGCGGACTGGCACAGCTGGATAAACGACAAGCTCGGTGGAGACCTCGAGGTCATCCAGAAGGTCGCGCTTAGCTACTTCAAGGAGGGCATGAAGCAGAGCATAAAGGTCATGGGCGGCGACCCGGACAAGGTCGAGTTCGTTCTCGCGAGCGAGATACTGGAGAAGGGTGACTACTGGCAGACGGTCATAGACATCTCCAAGAACGTCACCCTCGCGAGAATGATGCGCTCCATAACAATCATGGGCCGCCAGATGGGTGAGGCCATAGACTTTGCCAAGCTCATCTACCCCGCCATGCAGGTGGCGGACATCTACTACCAGGGCGTCACCATAGCCCACGCGGGGATGGATCAGAGGAAGGCCCACGTTATAGCAATCGAAGTGGCCCAGAAGCTCAAGTACCACGCCCTCGAGTGGAAGGGCGAGAAGCTCAAGCCGGTCGCTCTGCACCACCACTTGCTCCTCGGCCTCCAGGAACCGCCGGTCTGGCCGATTGAGAGCGAGGAGCAGTTCAAAGAGCTGAAGACCCAGATGAAGATGAGCAAGAGCAAGCCCTACTCGGCGGTCTTCATCCACGACACGCCGGAGGAGATAAAGCAGAAGCTGAGAAAGGCATTCTGCCCGGCCAGGGAGGTCAAATACAACCCCGTCCTCGACTGGGCGGAGTACATAATCTTCCGTGAGGAGCCGACGGAGTTCACAATACACAGGCCCGCCAAGTTCGGCGGCGACGTCACCTACACGACCATCGAGGAGCTTAAGCGGGACTTCGCCGAGGGCAAGCTTCACCCGCTCGACCTCAAGAACGCAGTCGCTGAATACCTCATCGAGCTCCTCAAGCCGGTCAGGGACTACTTCGAGAGGAATCCCGAGCCGCTTGAGCTGATGCGGGAGATAAAGATCACCCGCTGA
- a CDS encoding Lrp/AsnC family transcriptional regulator, which produces MPGIDEKDREILRILRKEGRITLTELGKRVGLSPASVKNRVEKLEKLGAIKGYSAIVDPAFLDEYVQAFFELKLAIDDHTVDQILMRIARMDEVQSLYRRSGERQILVRASFHDTDEVKAFAGRLKRFFGKNLERVEVTLIIDTFKENWVSRETGKR; this is translated from the coding sequence ATGCCGGGAATAGACGAGAAGGACAGGGAGATACTCAGAATCCTCCGGAAGGAGGGCAGGATAACCCTAACCGAGCTCGGGAAGAGGGTTGGCCTATCCCCGGCAAGCGTGAAGAACAGGGTCGAAAAGCTGGAGAAGCTCGGGGCCATCAAGGGCTACTCCGCCATCGTTGACCCGGCTTTCCTCGATGAATACGTCCAAGCGTTCTTTGAGCTCAAGCTTGCCATAGACGACCACACGGTCGACCAGATTCTGATGAGGATTGCCCGCATGGATGAGGTTCAGAGCCTCTACCGGCGCAGCGGCGAGAGGCAGATACTCGTGAGGGCGAGCTTCCACGACACGGATGAAGTCAAGGCCTTTGCCGGAAGACTCAAACGATTCTTCGGCAAAAACCTCGAACGGGTGGAGGTTACGCTCATAATAGACACCTTCAAGGAGAACTGGGTGTCCCGTGAGACGGGAAAACGCTGA
- a CDS encoding DEAD/DEAH box helicase, with the protein MLFVVRPGRKKNELEAFFIENEPEKLTAMKNLKANRIYRFIMREGRLFKVLEGSQYRNPKEIEKLLRGARIVLVNADEWEDYFKRRLQNKMVERAELCRLCLLDGRITVLTEGNRIRYQGEYICERCAEDELKRELRFRFKSVAMFDQAKKLLDRFRDLDKVLYAFDPRFDPTRHPEITRWDELKAKHVRVEKIHLDELPLPEEFKSVLKAEGVNELLPVQSLAVKHGLLEGESLLVVSATASGKTLIGELAGVPKAMKGRKMLFLVPLVALANQKYEDFKRRYSKLGLRVAIRVGMSRIKTRDELVVVDTGIDADIIVGTYEGIDYLLRAGRRIGNVGTIVIDEIHTLDDEERGPRLDGLIARLRKLYPSAQFIGLSATVGNSDELARELGLKLVLYDERPVDLERHIIIARNESEKWRHIAVLCRAEAMRKSRQGYKGQTIVFTFSRKRTHELSAYLTSKGLKAKPYHSGLPYRQRKLTEMEFLAQRLDVVVTTAALGAGVDFPASQVIFESLAMGNKWLTVREFHQMLGRAGRPLYHEKGRVYLIVEPGRKYSAQMESSEDEVAFRLLTAPIEPVMVEWSDELEQDNVLAHSCVFNRLDVIEEVQSKCLGANQSAEKVLEKLEEYDFVRLKGSLVEVTPYGRAVSMSFLLPKEASFIRNNLGKKPARWIAVKLLPFENLYLSGTLQRELEGAVRGRLSANVFSPSFSSILEELDKVIPELSPNAAERLFTLYQEFFMCGEDDCTDYAMERVSDMIIELRRNGRHPTQIAEHFRKVYGLIVYPGDVFTWLDGIVRKLEAVERIARVFRVRSTENEAKLLRREIEEGRTIRRDRGEERSHQGFAGRRDNGKPEKSGHTRRRPGGRGKRGG; encoded by the coding sequence ATGCTCTTCGTCGTGAGACCCGGGAGGAAGAAGAACGAGCTTGAGGCGTTCTTTATCGAGAACGAACCCGAAAAACTCACCGCAATGAAGAACCTGAAGGCTAACAGAATTTACCGCTTCATAATGCGTGAGGGAAGGCTCTTCAAGGTTCTTGAGGGCAGTCAGTACCGCAACCCTAAGGAGATCGAGAAGCTCCTCCGGGGGGCGAGGATAGTCCTTGTGAACGCCGACGAGTGGGAGGACTACTTCAAGCGAAGGCTCCAGAACAAGATGGTTGAACGCGCCGAACTCTGCCGCCTCTGCCTCCTCGACGGCAGGATAACCGTCCTCACAGAGGGCAACCGCATTAGATACCAAGGCGAGTACATCTGCGAGCGCTGTGCGGAGGATGAGCTGAAGAGGGAGCTCCGCTTCAGGTTCAAGAGCGTTGCCATGTTTGACCAGGCAAAAAAGCTCCTCGACAGGTTTAGAGACCTCGACAAGGTTCTCTACGCCTTCGACCCCCGCTTCGATCCGACGAGGCATCCGGAGATAACCAGGTGGGACGAACTGAAGGCCAAACACGTGCGCGTTGAAAAAATCCACCTCGACGAGCTCCCGCTTCCCGAGGAGTTTAAATCCGTTCTCAAGGCGGAAGGCGTTAACGAGCTCCTCCCGGTTCAGAGTTTAGCTGTAAAGCACGGCCTCCTTGAGGGCGAGAGCCTCCTCGTAGTCTCTGCCACCGCCAGCGGCAAAACCCTCATCGGCGAGCTGGCGGGAGTTCCCAAGGCGATGAAAGGCAGGAAGATGCTCTTCCTCGTTCCCCTCGTCGCCCTGGCCAACCAGAAGTACGAGGACTTCAAGCGGAGGTATTCGAAACTCGGCCTTCGCGTGGCGATAAGGGTTGGAATGAGCAGGATTAAGACGAGGGACGAGCTTGTGGTCGTTGACACGGGCATCGATGCGGACATCATAGTGGGAACCTACGAGGGAATAGACTACCTCCTCAGGGCGGGGAGGAGGATAGGGAACGTCGGAACCATCGTGATAGACGAGATACACACCCTCGACGACGAGGAGCGCGGACCGAGGCTGGACGGTTTAATCGCTAGATTGAGGAAGCTCTACCCGAGCGCGCAGTTCATAGGTCTCAGCGCCACCGTCGGGAACTCCGACGAGCTGGCCAGGGAGCTCGGCCTGAAGCTGGTGCTCTACGATGAGAGGCCGGTGGACTTGGAGAGGCACATAATCATAGCGAGGAACGAGTCCGAGAAGTGGCGCCACATAGCGGTTCTGTGCCGTGCCGAAGCGATGAGGAAATCCCGGCAGGGCTACAAGGGGCAGACGATAGTCTTCACCTTCTCGCGCAAGAGGACGCACGAGCTTTCTGCCTACCTCACGAGCAAGGGTCTCAAGGCGAAACCCTACCACTCCGGCCTGCCTTACAGACAGAGGAAGCTCACCGAGATGGAGTTCCTGGCTCAAAGGCTCGACGTTGTGGTCACCACAGCGGCCCTTGGAGCCGGGGTTGACTTTCCAGCCTCCCAGGTAATCTTCGAGAGCCTCGCCATGGGCAACAAGTGGCTGACCGTCAGGGAGTTCCACCAGATGCTTGGAAGAGCAGGAAGGCCCCTCTACCACGAGAAGGGCAGGGTCTACCTCATAGTTGAGCCGGGACGGAAGTATTCTGCCCAAATGGAAAGCTCGGAGGACGAGGTTGCATTCAGGCTTTTGACCGCTCCAATCGAGCCCGTGATGGTGGAATGGAGCGACGAGCTGGAGCAGGACAACGTTTTGGCTCATTCCTGCGTCTTCAACCGGCTCGACGTCATCGAGGAGGTTCAGAGCAAATGCCTCGGTGCCAACCAGAGCGCGGAAAAGGTCCTCGAAAAGCTTGAGGAGTACGATTTCGTCCGGCTTAAAGGCTCCTTGGTCGAGGTTACACCCTACGGAAGGGCCGTGAGCATGAGCTTCCTCCTCCCAAAGGAGGCGTCCTTCATTAGGAACAACCTTGGAAAGAAGCCGGCCCGGTGGATAGCCGTCAAGCTACTGCCCTTCGAGAACCTCTACCTGAGCGGGACGCTCCAGAGGGAGCTTGAGGGCGCAGTGAGGGGGAGGCTGAGCGCCAACGTCTTCTCGCCGAGCTTTTCGTCTATCCTTGAGGAGCTCGACAAGGTCATCCCCGAACTCAGTCCAAACGCCGCTGAGAGGCTCTTCACGCTCTACCAGGAGTTCTTCATGTGCGGTGAAGACGACTGCACCGACTATGCCATGGAACGCGTCAGCGACATGATAATCGAGCTGAGGAGGAACGGAAGGCACCCGACCCAAATAGCGGAGCACTTCAGGAAGGTCTACGGGCTGATAGTCTATCCGGGCGACGTCTTCACGTGGCTCGACGGAATAGTCAGAAAGCTTGAGGCGGTGGAGAGGATAGCCAGGGTTTTCAGAGTGAGGAGCACTGAGAACGAGGCAAAGCTTCTCAGGAGGGAGATTGAGGAGGGCAGAACGATACGCAGGGACCGCGGGGAGGAGAGAAGCCACCAGGGGTTTGCGGGTAGGAGAGACAATGGAAAACCGGAGAAGAGCGGTCACACTCGGAGAAGACCGGGTGGAAGAGGGAAGAGGGGCGGCTGA
- a CDS encoding DUF63 family protein: MLESLWNELWGFIYKYFWEPMFTRSGYNPINTLVYAFMLGFGAIYTYRYILKPLKIKIDRTLFIAVTLMVVFGSTVRALVDGGILPQNPLILTPGIFFTTFFIMLPAIVLDAKLKTYPKLTFGWGIILALWANYLLVTHAKSWEPYELTLLHTLVSWIPALLIYKYRPFDRLYLYAVLAHLYDMGSTVVAIHFYGYREVHWLENILVQHFGAYFYYPWITFILVVVYYGLQKLVPDEEERRLWYLMVYVLGLGPAIRDPAQLVLQIGG; encoded by the coding sequence ATGCTGGAATCATTGTGGAACGAGCTCTGGGGCTTCATCTACAAATACTTCTGGGAGCCGATGTTCACGAGAAGCGGCTACAACCCAATCAACACGCTCGTGTATGCGTTTATGCTCGGCTTCGGAGCCATATATACATATAGGTATATACTGAAACCCCTCAAGATTAAAATCGACAGGACGCTCTTCATCGCGGTCACCCTGATGGTCGTCTTCGGCTCCACGGTGAGGGCCCTCGTCGATGGGGGCATACTTCCACAGAACCCCCTGATACTCACTCCGGGAATTTTCTTCACGACGTTCTTCATAATGCTCCCCGCCATAGTCCTGGACGCGAAGCTGAAGACCTACCCCAAGCTGACCTTCGGCTGGGGCATTATCCTGGCCCTCTGGGCCAACTACCTCCTCGTAACTCACGCGAAGAGCTGGGAGCCCTACGAGCTGACGCTCCTGCACACGCTCGTCTCGTGGATTCCGGCGCTACTGATATACAAGTACAGGCCCTTCGACAGGCTCTACCTCTACGCGGTTTTAGCGCACCTCTACGACATGGGCTCAACGGTCGTTGCCATACACTTCTACGGCTACCGCGAGGTACACTGGCTGGAGAACATTCTGGTCCAGCACTTCGGGGCTTACTTCTACTACCCCTGGATAACCTTCATTCTCGTTGTGGTCTACTACGGCCTCCAGAAACTGGTTCCTGATGAGGAGGAGAGGCGCCTGTGGTACCTCATGGTCTACGTTCTCGGCCTGGGGCCGGCCATAAGGGATCCGGCCCAGCTGGTACTCCAGATAGGGGGCTGA
- a CDS encoding energy-coupling factor transporter transmembrane component T family protein, with the protein MIYPFYTEKDSLLHSLDPRVKIIGTIAGIAAIMLYNDPKILIPLFFAFLLVGRLLGGVEIREQIKLLKPLLPIVIITLVVWPIIYEPRLRGLLFGVSFAMRLLTFALITFLLLMTTTQHDLILGFVRLGMPYEFGLTISIALRYIPTLYVLSRNITDAQRSRGWEVEKGNFLVRAKKMTAVLIPLLVASLKTAHELSIALESRALGAGKKRTFLYDIEMKGRDYAATAIILILFGLALYVRYGLGLGHVSIYG; encoded by the coding sequence ATGATCTACCCATTCTACACTGAGAAGGACTCACTCCTGCACTCCCTCGACCCCAGGGTCAAGATAATCGGAACCATCGCCGGGATAGCGGCGATTATGCTGTACAACGACCCCAAAATCCTGATACCCCTGTTCTTCGCTTTCCTGCTCGTCGGAAGGCTTCTCGGCGGGGTAGAGATACGGGAGCAGATAAAGCTCCTCAAACCCCTCCTGCCGATAGTCATCATAACCCTCGTGGTGTGGCCCATCATCTACGAGCCGAGGCTCAGGGGGCTGCTCTTCGGTGTTTCTTTCGCCATGAGGCTGCTCACGTTTGCGCTGATAACGTTCCTCCTGCTGATGACGACGACCCAGCACGACCTAATACTTGGTTTCGTGAGGCTGGGCATGCCCTACGAGTTTGGTCTGACGATCTCGATAGCCCTCCGCTACATTCCGACACTCTACGTGCTGTCCAGAAACATAACCGATGCCCAGAGGAGCCGCGGCTGGGAAGTCGAGAAGGGGAATTTCCTGGTGAGGGCAAAGAAGATGACGGCAGTTCTCATCCCCCTGCTCGTTGCCTCCCTCAAAACCGCCCACGAGCTGAGCATAGCACTCGAGAGCAGGGCGCTCGGGGCGGGCAAAAAGAGAACGTTCCTCTACGATATCGAGATGAAGGGCAGGGACTACGCGGCCACCGCGATCATATTAATCCTCTTCGGACTGGCGCTCTACGTCCGCTACGGCCTGGGACTCGGCCACGTGAGCATATACGGCTAG
- a CDS encoding energy-coupling factor ABC transporter ATP-binding protein translates to MLRAEDVWHVYENGREALKGVSFEMGEEIVALVGPNGSGKTTLAKHLNGLLKPTRGRVTVDGMDTREHTVAELSTKVGYVFQNPEHMFFEENVFREVAFGPRNLGLGEEEVEERVRWALRAVNLEGYWERTPYSMSGGEKQRLAIACVLAMRPKYLILDEPTTGLDARSSSSVIDAVRKLRSEGHGILLITHDMDLVLELAERVLLLHDGRKVFDGPVEEFFSLELHDFGLEKPELLRISEGAGVGFVRSVRELVDALAGDAR, encoded by the coding sequence ATGCTGAGGGCTGAAGACGTCTGGCACGTCTATGAGAATGGCAGGGAAGCTCTGAAGGGAGTAAGCTTCGAGATGGGGGAGGAAATAGTCGCGTTAGTTGGCCCCAACGGGAGCGGAAAAACCACCCTTGCGAAGCACCTCAACGGCCTCCTGAAGCCCACCCGGGGAAGGGTGACGGTTGATGGCATGGACACGCGCGAACACACCGTCGCCGAGCTGAGCACAAAGGTGGGCTACGTCTTTCAGAACCCCGAGCACATGTTCTTCGAGGAGAACGTGTTCCGCGAGGTTGCCTTCGGGCCGCGGAACCTCGGACTGGGTGAAGAGGAGGTTGAAGAGAGGGTTCGGTGGGCGCTGAGGGCGGTCAATCTGGAGGGGTACTGGGAGAGGACACCGTACTCAATGAGCGGCGGCGAGAAGCAGAGGCTGGCGATAGCCTGCGTTCTGGCGATGAGGCCGAAGTACCTCATCCTGGACGAACCAACGACCGGGCTGGACGCGAGGAGTTCCTCAAGTGTCATCGATGCCGTGAGGAAGCTCCGCTCCGAGGGGCACGGGATACTGCTCATAACACACGATATGGACCTGGTTCTGGAGCTGGCCGAGAGGGTCCTCCTGCTGCACGACGGCAGAAAGGTCTTCGATGGCCCCGTGGAGGAGTTCTTCTCGCTTGAGCTTCATGATTTCGGACTTGAGAAGCCCGAACTTCTCAGGATAAGCGAGGGCGCGGGAGTGGGCTTCGTGAGAAGTGTTCGTGAGCTGGTCGATGCCCTGGCGGGTGATGCGAGATGA
- a CDS encoding biotin--[acetyl-CoA-carboxylase] ligase produces MAVRGLIRDSRVKRGILGMLRRGERVSGDTMAAELEVSRVAVWKHVKELTALGYTIDSSRKGYMLLSEPGEPYPWELNVRSYYVLRTPSTMDVAGKLAEEGEPEWTFVIAREQTSGRGRRGSRWASRRGGLYFSVILRPEMRLADVSELVPPTLDAIVRTLSRYGIEAERRECGVYVEGRKTAGVLVEAAGELDRVRYAVIGVGLNVSNPVPAGAVSVAEILGNAPSLLEVSRVLFGELMSSLGTFLNPGTEVGSDAEG; encoded by the coding sequence ATGGCCGTGAGGGGACTCATCAGGGACAGCCGTGTTAAGAGGGGCATCCTTGGCATGCTCCGGAGGGGTGAGAGGGTATCCGGCGACACCATGGCTGCGGAGCTGGAGGTGTCCCGGGTCGCCGTATGGAAGCATGTGAAAGAGCTGACCGCCCTTGGCTATACCATAGATTCCTCCAGGAAGGGCTATATGCTCCTCTCCGAGCCAGGAGAGCCGTACCCGTGGGAGCTGAACGTGAGGAGCTACTACGTCCTGAGAACGCCTTCGACCATGGACGTTGCAGGGAAGCTCGCGGAGGAGGGGGAGCCCGAATGGACGTTCGTCATAGCCCGGGAGCAGACATCGGGCAGGGGACGCAGGGGGAGCCGCTGGGCATCCAGGAGGGGAGGACTGTACTTCTCAGTTATTCTCAGGCCGGAGATGAGGCTGGCGGATGTGTCCGAACTGGTGCCCCCGACGCTCGACGCGATTGTTCGGACACTGTCCCGCTATGGAATCGAAGCGGAGCGGCGGGAATGCGGGGTCTATGTGGAGGGGAGAAAAACGGCCGGCGTGCTGGTGGAGGCCGCGGGTGAGCTGGACAGGGTGAGGTACGCCGTCATTGGAGTGGGCCTCAACGTCTCCAACCCCGTGCCGGCGGGCGCAGTTTCGGTTGCGGAGATACTCGGGAACGCACCGTCCCTCCTGGAGGTTTCGAGGGTTCTGTTCGGTGAACTCATGAGTTCGCTGGGAACTTTTTTAAATCCCGGGACGGAAGTGGGAAGCGATGCTGAGGGCTGA
- a CDS encoding biotin transporter BioY → MDSRNVAFAALFAALTAVGAQISIPIGPVPITLQVLFVLLGGLVLGARLGFLSQLVYVAMGTVGIPVFAGLQGGFAILYGPTGGYIAAFPIAAFIAGYLTEKTEKKAGMLAGSLGGIAVIYLLGWLRLAFFMNGDFENAFRLGVLPFMPFDVLKAAVAVSVAQMVRKIVETV, encoded by the coding sequence ATGGACAGTAGGAACGTGGCGTTTGCGGCGCTCTTTGCCGCCCTTACGGCGGTGGGTGCTCAAATAAGCATCCCTATAGGCCCGGTTCCGATAACGCTTCAGGTTCTGTTCGTTCTCCTCGGGGGACTCGTCCTCGGCGCCAGGCTCGGCTTTTTAAGCCAGCTCGTTTACGTGGCCATGGGTACGGTGGGGATCCCCGTGTTTGCGGGCCTTCAGGGCGGCTTCGCCATCCTCTACGGGCCAACCGGGGGTTACATAGCTGCGTTTCCAATAGCGGCTTTTATAGCAGGATACCTAACGGAAAAAACGGAGAAAAAAGCGGGCATGCTCGCGGGCTCCCTGGGCGGCATCGCGGTCATCTATCTCCTGGGCTGGCTCAGGCTCGCTTTCTTCATGAACGGGGACTTCGAGAATGCTTTCAGGCTTGGGGTGCTGCCCTTCATGCCGTTTGATGTCCTAAAGGCTGCCGTGGCCGTGAGTGTAGCACAGATGGTCAGAAAAATTGTGGAAACGGTGTGA
- a CDS encoding pyrolysin — protein sequence MGSQMDKLEEYVRAGNVLEIHAANWGWGGGLWTTPLPGGVEIRRSYSSHDYVLANGTTLTSSYASHGYFVGLPANAEIITVQAPTGAPDNTKPSTVLYPLGSGKVLVTGLTIEYSVARMGSDWVAFYKEMVTLNLGYSTPAPVVSSRRVSFMMLNFYYYRRYTALLEKYNALYLEAVEGGLDNETLMMAQGYNSTAAEYYTNASRYGPVLGNLRKLQILPDMREAALHQKQAVKTLKDAMAEP from the coding sequence ATGGGGTCTCAGATGGACAAACTTGAGGAATATGTACGGGCCGGAAATGTCCTTGAGATACACGCTGCCAACTGGGGATGGGGCGGCGGATTGTGGACCACACCGCTTCCCGGTGGGGTGGAGATAAGGAGGAGCTATTCAAGCCACGATTATGTACTTGCCAACGGTACAACCCTCACCAGCAGCTACGCAAGCCACGGCTACTTCGTCGGCCTGCCCGCTAATGCGGAGATAATAACCGTACAGGCTCCCACTGGGGCCCCCGACAACACCAAGCCGAGCACAGTATTGTACCCCCTTGGGAGCGGTAAGGTCTTAGTAACGGGTCTGACCATTGAGTACAGCGTTGCAAGAATGGGATCCGACTGGGTCGCTTTCTATAAGGAAATGGTGACCCTGAACCTCGGTTATTCAACCCCGGCACCCGTCGTAAGCTCCCGGAGAGTGAGCTTTATGATGCTCAACTTCTATTACTACCGCCGCTACACGGCCCTTCTTGAAAAATACAACGCACTCTATCTCGAGGCCGTTGAGGGTGGGCTGGACAACGAGACACTCATGATGGCGCAGGGCTACAATTCAACCGCGGCGGAGTACTACACCAATGCAAGTAGATACGGACCGGTTCTTGGGAACCTGAGGAAACTCCAGATATTGCCTGATATGCGGGAAGCGGCGCTTCATCAGAAGCAGGCAGTAAAAACCCTGAAAGATGCGATGGCGGAGCCCTGA
- the mobA gene encoding molybdenum cofactor guanylyltransferase gives MRAYILAFPEKRWENYTLPVADDPVVRLTEMRLLTSKRIDEVITVVRRDKLKTYSLHVSNPLPVSAKSKMEALLKALPGEPFFLAEGNMPLIMPFLVNYMTGLFYENEPEALIPLWKDGTAEVTHAVYEPDALEDAINAALAEGYRSLSRITEFLDYEPLSIEELAKRNPKVTLSFFRVRNSFDVRFAAETLRELKQI, from the coding sequence ATGAGGGCGTACATCTTGGCGTTTCCGGAGAAGCGGTGGGAGAACTACACCCTCCCCGTTGCGGACGATCCCGTCGTTAGACTAACGGAGATGAGGCTCCTCACGAGCAAGAGGATAGACGAGGTCATCACGGTGGTCAGGAGGGACAAACTCAAAACCTATTCCCTACACGTCTCGAACCCCCTTCCCGTTTCCGCGAAGAGCAAAATGGAGGCCCTCCTGAAAGCCCTCCCCGGGGAGCCGTTCTTCTTGGCCGAGGGCAACATGCCCCTGATAATGCCCTTTCTCGTGAACTACATGACAGGGCTCTTCTACGAGAACGAGCCGGAGGCGCTGATACCCCTCTGGAAGGATGGGACGGCCGAGGTTACGCACGCGGTTTACGAGCCCGACGCCCTGGAAGACGCGATAAACGCGGCCCTGGCCGAGGGTTACAGGAGTTTGAGCCGAATAACGGAGTTCCTCGACTACGAGCCTCTGTCCATTGAGGAACTGGCGAAGAGGAACCCAAAGGTGACGCTGAGCTTTTTCAGGGTGAGGAACTCATTCGACGTCAGGTTCGCGGCGGAGACCCTTAGAGAACTGAAACAAATTTGA
- the ppcA gene encoding phosphoenolpyruvate carboxylase, with protein MIPRTMSTQHPDNVFIPFFTGSPTMGGEDEVTEAFYAFSVLGIDEQMWDFEGKEVDEFVVKKLFERYGYFFKRKKLGKELRLTPRVPNPSVEKAEAKLLLETLEAIPRSADYARLFYGEELPPIFEVILPMTTSSQELNRVYELYRHYIAGKQYKRVHDIKLHEWIGEFYPSEIGVIPLFESREAILGAADIVREYLQGKEVEGQRVFLARSDPAMNYGLISAVLYDKLALFELQGLEEELGIPIYPIIGVGGAPFRGHFTPENVEGVLAEYPNVQTFTIQSSFKYDRTPKDVIKAVERIGESKRGKAQPVPAEAFEILKKYEARYSEELRALAPFIREVAKFVPSRRRRKLHIGLFGYSREVNGSALPRAIKFTASLYSLGIPPELLGLSALSERELEFLGDYYLGLYRDIEFAFRYFNPEAAERFPFLKPLAEMAGDYELDERHLELTTRVLRGEIEETLIVEAAGIRGFLG; from the coding sequence ATGATACCAAGAACTATGAGCACTCAGCATCCTGACAACGTATTTATTCCCTTTTTCACGGGCAGTCCGACGATGGGCGGTGAGGACGAAGTTACTGAGGCTTTCTACGCCTTCAGTGTGCTGGGGATAGACGAGCAGATGTGGGACTTCGAGGGCAAGGAGGTTGACGAGTTCGTCGTCAAGAAGTTATTTGAACGCTATGGCTATTTCTTCAAGCGCAAAAAGCTCGGGAAGGAACTCAGACTGACACCGCGCGTTCCCAACCCCAGCGTCGAAAAGGCTGAGGCAAAACTCCTCCTCGAGACCTTAGAAGCCATACCCCGCTCGGCGGACTACGCGAGGCTGTTCTACGGCGAGGAGCTTCCGCCGATATTCGAGGTCATCCTCCCGATGACGACATCTTCCCAGGAACTGAACAGGGTTTACGAGCTCTACAGGCACTACATAGCCGGAAAGCAGTACAAGCGGGTTCACGACATCAAGCTCCATGAGTGGATAGGGGAGTTCTATCCCTCAGAGATAGGCGTCATTCCCCTCTTCGAGAGCAGAGAGGCCATATTGGGCGCGGCGGACATCGTGAGGGAGTACCTCCAAGGGAAAGAGGTCGAAGGTCAGCGCGTTTTCCTTGCCAGGAGCGACCCTGCGATGAACTACGGCCTCATAAGCGCGGTGCTCTACGACAAGCTGGCGCTCTTCGAACTTCAGGGGCTTGAGGAAGAGCTGGGGATTCCAATCTACCCGATAATAGGCGTCGGCGGCGCGCCGTTCAGGGGGCACTTCACGCCGGAGAACGTCGAGGGGGTTCTGGCAGAATATCCAAACGTCCAGACCTTCACAATTCAGAGCTCGTTCAAATACGACAGGACGCCGAAGGACGTCATAAAGGCCGTTGAGCGGATCGGGGAATCCAAAAGAGGAAAAGCTCAACCCGTTCCGGCAGAGGCGTTTGAAATCCTTAAGAAGTACGAGGCCAGATACTCGGAGGAGCTCAGGGCACTCGCCCCCTTCATCAGGGAGGTCGCGAAGTTCGTCCCGTCGAGGAGGCGGAGGAAGCTCCACATTGGCCTCTTCGGCTACTCGCGCGAGGTGAACGGCTCGGCGTTACCAAGGGCGATAAAGTTCACGGCCTCTCTCTACTCCCTCGGAATCCCGCCGGAGCTCCTCGGCCTGAGTGCACTGAGCGAGAGGGAGCTCGAATTCCTCGGCGACTATTACTTGGGCCTTTATCGGGACATCGAGTTCGCCTTCCGTTACTTCAACCCGGAGGCCGCCGAGAGGTTCCCGTTCCTTAAACCCCTCGCGGAAATGGCTGGGGACTACGAACTGGACGAGAGGCACCTCGAACTGACGACAAGGGTTTTAAGGGGCGAAATCGAGGAAACCCTGATAGTAGAGGCGGCCGGGATAAGAGGCTTCTTAGGGTGA